Proteins from a single region of Nakamurella alba:
- a CDS encoding response regulator: MSGTAPDTGLRVLVVEDDRLVAQAHADLVARIAGFRPEAVVHSARDARRRLAAAADIDLVLLDLNLPDEHGLDLCRSLRTAGVEVDVIAVTSQRDVHAVRTAVSLGIVQYVLKPFTFRMLADKLGQYRRFRDRLDPGGADLEAQSEVDRALAALRPETTGTLPTGLTESTLATIAQTLRRHPRSSAAEVAGHTGTSRATARRYLEHLVAVGRAEREQRHVGSGRPEIEYLPA; this comes from the coding sequence GTGAGCGGGACCGCTCCGGACACCGGCCTGCGGGTGCTGGTGGTCGAAGACGACCGGCTGGTCGCGCAGGCGCACGCCGACCTGGTGGCCAGGATCGCCGGATTCCGCCCGGAGGCGGTGGTGCACTCCGCCCGGGACGCCCGGCGGCGGCTGGCCGCCGCCGCCGACATCGACCTGGTGCTGCTGGATCTCAACCTGCCCGACGAGCACGGGCTGGACCTGTGCCGGTCACTGCGCACCGCCGGTGTCGAGGTGGACGTGATCGCGGTGACCTCGCAGCGGGACGTGCACGCGGTGCGCACCGCGGTCAGCCTGGGCATCGTGCAGTACGTGCTCAAACCGTTCACCTTCCGGATGCTGGCCGACAAACTGGGCCAGTACAGGCGTTTCCGCGACCGGCTGGACCCCGGCGGCGCCGATCTGGAGGCGCAGAGCGAGGTGGACCGGGCGCTGGCCGCGCTGCGGCCGGAGACCACCGGCACGCTGCCGACCGGACTGACCGAGTCCACGCTCGCCACCATCGCGCAGACCCTGCGGCGGCACCCGCGGTCGTCGGCCGCCGAGGTGGCCGGGCACACCGGGACCTCCCGGGCCACCGCCCGGCGCTACCTCGAGCACCTGGTCGCGGTCGGCCGGGCGGAGCGGGAGCAGCGGCACGTCGGGTCGGGTCGGCCGGAGATCGAGTACCTGCCGGCCTGA
- a CDS encoding TROVE domain-containing protein — translation MSIFNRRAAAQRPVPGSPITAERTPSGVTHEGAPGFARDRRGELFLVAVAGMVGQDSFYERAADRDDRFVTLVRASAVEDPEWTTGFLRWVRTGAGLRTASLVGAAEFVHARLAAGITGGNRDLVASVLRRADEPGEFLGYWTGTFGRALPQPVKRGVADAVVRLYTERSLLKWDSAERAIRFGDVIELVHPRPSSAAQGALFRRAIEVRHDRGNPVDDRLPMLARRAELGRVPVADRRAVLADPDRLAAAGVSWEALAGWLQGPLDAAAWQAVIPSMGYLALLRNLRNFDVAGVPDDVAAKVAARLADPDEVSRSTLLPLRYLAAYLSALELRWAPALEKALQCSLTRVPALPGRTLVLVDRSGSMFGQLAERSRMTWADAAALFGSALAVRAESADLVAFGTDSERVRFRRGESVLRVVGRFGNLGGTNTAEALRRHWAGHDRVVIVTDEQAMRGAGARPDRAVPAEIPIYTWNLLGYRFGHSPSSVGNRHTFGGLTDAGFDMIPLLEAGEQGRWPFAA, via the coding sequence ATGTCGATCTTCAACCGCAGGGCCGCCGCGCAGCGGCCCGTACCCGGCTCGCCGATCACCGCCGAGCGCACTCCGAGCGGTGTGACCCACGAGGGTGCGCCGGGTTTCGCCCGCGACCGTCGTGGCGAGCTGTTCCTGGTCGCGGTCGCCGGCATGGTCGGCCAGGACTCGTTCTACGAGCGTGCCGCCGATCGTGACGACCGGTTCGTCACCCTGGTCCGGGCCTCGGCCGTCGAGGATCCGGAGTGGACCACCGGCTTCCTGCGGTGGGTGCGCACCGGCGCCGGTCTGCGGACCGCGTCGCTGGTCGGCGCCGCCGAGTTCGTGCACGCCCGACTCGCCGCCGGGATCACCGGTGGCAACCGGGATCTCGTGGCCTCCGTGCTGCGGCGGGCGGACGAGCCGGGCGAGTTCCTCGGCTACTGGACCGGCACGTTCGGCCGTGCGCTGCCGCAGCCGGTCAAGCGGGGCGTGGCCGACGCGGTGGTCCGGCTGTACACCGAGCGGTCGCTGCTGAAGTGGGACTCGGCGGAGCGGGCGATCCGGTTCGGCGACGTCATCGAGCTGGTGCACCCGCGTCCGTCGTCGGCGGCGCAGGGTGCGCTGTTCCGGCGCGCGATCGAGGTGCGGCACGACCGCGGCAATCCGGTCGACGACCGGCTGCCGATGCTGGCGCGCCGGGCCGAGCTCGGCCGGGTCCCGGTCGCCGACCGGCGGGCGGTGCTGGCCGACCCCGACCGGCTGGCCGCGGCCGGCGTCAGCTGGGAGGCGCTGGCCGGCTGGCTGCAGGGTCCGCTGGACGCGGCCGCCTGGCAGGCGGTCATCCCGTCCATGGGGTACCTCGCGCTGCTCCGGAACCTGCGGAACTTCGATGTCGCCGGGGTGCCGGACGACGTCGCGGCGAAGGTCGCGGCGCGGCTGGCCGATCCGGACGAGGTGAGCCGGTCGACGCTGCTGCCGCTGCGCTACCTGGCCGCCTACCTGTCGGCCTTGGAGCTGCGGTGGGCGCCGGCCCTGGAGAAGGCGCTGCAGTGCTCGCTGACCCGGGTGCCGGCCCTGCCGGGCCGGACCCTGGTGCTGGTCGACCGGTCCGGCTCGATGTTCGGGCAGCTGGCGGAGCGGTCGCGGATGACCTGGGCGGACGCGGCCGCGCTGTTCGGGTCCGCCCTGGCGGTGCGGGCGGAGTCGGCCGATCTGGTCGCCTTCGGCACCGACTCCGAGCGGGTGCGGTTCCGCAGGGGCGAGTCGGTGCTCCGGGTCGTCGGCCGGTTCGGCAACCTCGGCGGCACCAACACCGCGGAGGCGCTGCGGCGGCACTGGGCCGGTCACGACCGGGTGGTGATCGTCACCGACGAGCAGGCGATGCGCGGGGCGGGCGCCCGCCCGGACCGGGCGGTACCGGCGGAGATCCCGATCTACACCTGGAATCTCCTCGGCTACCGGTTCGGCCACTCGCCGTCGTCGGTCGGCAACCGGCACACCTTCGGCGGCCTGACCGACGCCGGGTTCGACATGATCCCGCTGCTGGAGGCGGGCGAGCAGGGGCGCTGGCCGTTCGCCGCCTGA
- a CDS encoding nuclear transport factor 2 family protein, producing the protein MEQLRTTSGTDPAGVVHRLYRALAVGDIDAAAATLTDDTVLHVPGTGINVGTWTGRAGVLDFVQKAAETTAGTLRLTLHRAFADDEWAVGLATYTATRPGREVVLENHLAHVMRLRGGLIAEGWLQARDQYAVDAFWAR; encoded by the coding sequence ATGGAACAACTTCGGACGACATCGGGCACCGATCCCGCCGGCGTGGTGCACCGGCTCTACCGGGCGCTGGCGGTCGGCGACATCGATGCAGCAGCAGCGACTCTCACTGACGACACGGTGCTGCACGTGCCCGGGACCGGGATCAATGTTGGCACCTGGACCGGCCGCGCCGGGGTGCTCGACTTCGTGCAGAAGGCGGCGGAGACCACCGCCGGTACGCTCCGCCTCACCCTGCACCGCGCGTTCGCCGACGACGAATGGGCGGTCGGCCTCGCGACCTACACCGCCACCCGGCCGGGCCGGGAGGTGGTGCTGGAGAACCATCTGGCGCACGTCATGCGGCTGCGCGGCGGGCTGATCGCCGAGGGCTGGCTGCAGGCCAGGGACCAGTACGCCGTCGACGCCTTCTGGGCCCGGTGA
- a CDS encoding SRPBCC family protein encodes MVVITSSVEVAADFRTVAALVLDWGRDAEWRTVLDVRTTPPGPAVLGQQIVERLRFAGLVFETPTVIKDVARLSGAVRITYAGGSSSVTVSGSRAVHDLGGGRCRIDTRLELALRGLLRQFTRMLAPSYRRRSDADLRRAAMLLERAATPTGSWGRA; translated from the coding sequence ATGGTCGTCATCACCTCGTCGGTCGAGGTCGCCGCGGACTTCCGGACGGTGGCGGCGCTGGTGCTGGACTGGGGCCGGGATGCGGAATGGCGCACCGTCCTGGACGTCCGGACCACCCCGCCCGGTCCTGCGGTCCTTGGGCAGCAGATCGTAGAACGGCTGCGGTTCGCCGGCCTGGTGTTCGAGACCCCCACGGTGATCAAGGATGTCGCCCGGCTGTCAGGAGCCGTTCGCATCACCTATGCGGGTGGCAGTTCCTCGGTCACGGTGTCCGGCAGCCGCGCGGTGCACGACCTGGGCGGCGGTCGATGTCGGATCGACACCCGGCTGGAGCTCGCGCTTCGCGGGCTGCTCCGGCAGTTCACCAGGATGCTGGCGCCGTCCTACCGACGACGCAGCGACGCCGATCTCCGCCGGGCAGCAATGCTGCTCGAGCGCGCCGCCACTCCGACCGGCTCCTGGGGTCGGGCCTGA
- a CDS encoding sensor histidine kinase, translated as MRRWSLARQLFVVQTVLLTVVVLAVGAIAFALERSRDRSHAEAQVLRAAQSIAADPVVMAGVAGSDPTAALQPYALWTMATVGADFIVIMTPDGIRWTHANPDVIGGRYLGTIEPAVAGGTVVEQYTGTLGPSVRAVAPVIVDGQVVALVSVGITLERLWTQLVRTLPTLALLLAGVLAIAATGAWWVARQVRRRTRDAAIGEIENALAAQEAVLQSLKEGLVALDDHGRIRWVNPAARTLLGLHGEDIGRPVAGTALQGTLAALLVSGRAAVDEPHLVGDTVLIVNQRSVRWGGRSFGTVATLRDHTELRSATDELASTKAFADSLAAQSHETANRLHTMVMLIETGRPEEALRYATEQIELSQRVTDEVTGQVDHPVLAALLIGKAAQAEERGAALDLRVEVELAGITGWLPDSDIVTVVGNLLDNAIEASTAGVTDQDVARVRLTLTGGPGELGIVVEDNGPGIPDEDLEHVRERGWSTKGPRHGSGRGIGLALVDRATRRYHGTLQIDRGEWGGARFTVHLPAPAVAPARVTGPAQVSVTRT; from the coding sequence ATGAGGCGCTGGAGCCTGGCCCGCCAACTGTTCGTCGTGCAGACGGTGCTGTTGACCGTCGTGGTGCTGGCGGTCGGTGCGATCGCGTTCGCCCTGGAGCGGTCCCGGGACCGCAGCCACGCCGAGGCGCAGGTGCTGCGCGCCGCGCAGTCGATCGCCGCCGACCCGGTCGTGATGGCCGGGGTGGCCGGTTCGGACCCCACCGCCGCCCTGCAGCCGTACGCGCTGTGGACCATGGCCACGGTCGGCGCCGACTTCATCGTGATCATGACCCCGGACGGGATCCGCTGGACGCACGCCAACCCCGACGTGATCGGCGGCCGCTACCTCGGCACCATCGAGCCCGCCGTGGCGGGCGGGACGGTCGTCGAGCAGTACACCGGCACACTCGGGCCGTCGGTCCGCGCCGTCGCCCCGGTGATCGTCGACGGGCAGGTCGTCGCGCTGGTCTCGGTCGGTATCACCCTGGAACGGCTGTGGACCCAACTGGTCCGGACTCTGCCGACGCTGGCGCTGCTGCTCGCCGGTGTGCTGGCGATCGCGGCGACCGGTGCGTGGTGGGTGGCCCGACAGGTCCGCCGGCGCACCCGGGACGCCGCGATCGGTGAGATCGAGAACGCCCTCGCCGCACAGGAAGCCGTTCTGCAGTCGCTGAAGGAAGGCCTGGTCGCGCTGGACGACCACGGCCGGATCCGCTGGGTCAACCCGGCCGCCCGCACCTTGCTCGGGCTGCACGGCGAGGACATCGGCCGGCCCGTCGCCGGGACGGCGCTGCAGGGCACACTGGCGGCGCTGCTGGTCTCCGGACGTGCGGCGGTCGACGAACCACACCTGGTCGGCGACACCGTGCTGATCGTGAACCAGCGGTCCGTGCGGTGGGGCGGCCGGTCCTTCGGAACGGTGGCCACCCTGCGGGACCACACCGAACTGCGGTCCGCCACCGACGAACTCGCCTCCACCAAGGCCTTCGCCGACTCGCTTGCCGCGCAGTCGCACGAGACCGCGAACCGGCTGCACACCATGGTCATGCTGATCGAGACCGGCCGGCCGGAGGAGGCGCTGCGCTACGCCACCGAGCAGATCGAGCTCTCCCAGCGGGTCACCGACGAGGTGACCGGGCAGGTCGACCACCCGGTGCTGGCTGCATTGCTGATCGGCAAGGCCGCACAGGCCGAGGAACGCGGCGCCGCGCTGGATCTGCGGGTCGAGGTCGAGCTGGCCGGGATCACCGGCTGGCTCCCGGATTCCGACATCGTCACCGTGGTCGGCAATCTCCTGGACAACGCGATCGAGGCGAGCACCGCCGGGGTCACCGACCAGGACGTGGCGCGGGTCCGGCTGACGCTGACCGGCGGGCCGGGGGAACTCGGGATCGTCGTGGAGGACAACGGTCCCGGCATCCCGGACGAGGACCTGGAGCATGTCCGGGAACGCGGCTGGTCGACCAAGGGGCCGCGGCACGGGTCCGGGCGGGGCATCGGGCTCGCCCTCGTCGACCGGGCCACCCGGCGGTACCACGGCACCCTGCAGATCGATCGCGGCGAGTGGGGCGGGGCCCGGTTCACCGTGCACCTGCCGGCACCGGCCGTCGCACCGGCCCGGGTGACGGGGCCGGCGCAGGTGTCGGTGACGCGCACGTGA
- a CDS encoding DMT family transporter — protein sequence MTPAPTSAPGSPLPTGPALPMTLPTAPSTSPAAVGTQKGIPAAGVLLCLLSAVCFGLSAVIAKAGYAAGWDVPSLLTVRFAIASLLLWAIVAIRRPARPERRTIWICIALGAVGYALQAALYFQAITLLDAGLVAQLVYVYPALVFLMAIALRRERVRARSVLALACTTIGLVLLLGGGGGTGFSMTGVVLALACAVVYALYIIVSDVVPAATDPYLVTAIVSSSATVTLGGWMLASGRTAMATEPSGWLWPMLFAIVSTLLAISLFLRGLRIVGPSVAAVLSCIEPVVTAASAALLFGEIPAPVQYLGAATVLGAMVLLLTGKRREPAPPVAAAPIASQGVAPQPIPSQPDAAQAVGSQAPDLGQARPQEPVGVAARSSSIAARRRSASLRRR from the coding sequence GTGACACCCGCACCGACCAGCGCTCCCGGTTCGCCTCTCCCGACCGGCCCCGCCCTGCCCATGACCCTGCCCACCGCCCCGTCGACCTCCCCCGCCGCCGTTGGCACCCAGAAGGGCATCCCCGCCGCGGGCGTCCTGCTGTGCCTGCTCTCCGCGGTCTGCTTCGGCCTGTCGGCGGTGATCGCGAAGGCCGGCTACGCCGCGGGGTGGGACGTCCCGTCCCTGCTCACCGTTCGGTTCGCGATCGCCTCGCTGCTGCTCTGGGCGATCGTCGCGATCCGCCGCCCGGCCCGGCCGGAGCGGCGCACCATCTGGATCTGTATCGCGCTGGGTGCCGTCGGCTACGCCTTGCAGGCCGCCCTGTACTTCCAGGCGATCACCCTGCTGGACGCCGGCCTGGTGGCACAGCTCGTCTACGTGTACCCCGCGCTGGTCTTCCTGATGGCGATCGCGTTGCGCCGCGAGCGGGTCCGTGCCCGCAGCGTGCTGGCGCTCGCCTGCACGACGATCGGGCTCGTCCTGCTGCTGGGGGGCGGTGGCGGGACCGGCTTCTCGATGACCGGCGTGGTGCTCGCCCTCGCCTGTGCCGTGGTTTACGCCCTGTACATCATCGTGTCCGACGTCGTCCCGGCGGCGACCGATCCGTACCTGGTCACCGCGATCGTCAGCTCCTCCGCCACGGTGACCCTGGGCGGGTGGATGCTGGCCAGCGGCCGCACCGCAATGGCCACCGAGCCGTCGGGCTGGCTGTGGCCGATGCTGTTCGCGATCGTGTCGACCCTGCTCGCCATCAGCCTGTTCCTCCGCGGGCTGCGGATCGTCGGGCCGTCGGTGGCCGCGGTGCTGTCCTGCATCGAACCGGTGGTGACGGCCGCCTCGGCCGCCCTGTTGTTCGGCGAGATCCCGGCGCCGGTGCAGTACCTCGGTGCGGCGACCGTGCTCGGTGCGATGGTGCTGCTGTTGACCGGGAAGCGCCGGGAGCCCGCTCCGCCGGTCGCTGCCGCCCCCATTGCCTCCCAAGGCGTTGCTCCCCAGCCCATTCCCTCCCAGCCCGATGCCGCCCAGGCCGTTGGGTCGCAGGCTCCCGACCTGGGTCAGGCCCGACCCCAGGAGCCGGTCGGAGTGGCGGCGCGCTCGAGCAGCATTGCTGCCCGGCGGAGATCGGCGTCGCTGCGTCGTCGGTAG
- a CDS encoding HIT family protein: MPSIFSRIIAGELPGTFVWQDDDVVAFLSIAPIIPGHTLVVPRQEIDIWTDLPADLLAKVTDVSAHIGRAVTTAFDAPRSGVIIAGFEVPHTHVHVFPASELGVFDFSRAQPVDPSELLAPAEKIREALRAAGRSEVAG, encoded by the coding sequence ATGCCGTCGATCTTCAGCCGCATCATCGCCGGGGAGCTGCCCGGCACCTTCGTCTGGCAGGACGACGACGTCGTCGCGTTCCTGTCCATCGCGCCGATCATCCCCGGGCACACGCTGGTGGTGCCGCGCCAGGAGATCGACATCTGGACCGACCTGCCCGCCGATCTCCTCGCCAAGGTGACCGACGTGTCGGCGCACATCGGCCGGGCCGTCACCACCGCTTTCGACGCGCCCCGCTCCGGCGTCATCATCGCCGGGTTCGAGGTGCCGCACACCCATGTGCACGTCTTCCCGGCGTCCGAACTCGGCGTCTTCGACTTCTCCAGGGCGCAGCCCGTGGACCCGTCCGAGCTGCTCGCACCCGCGGAGAAGATCCGCGAGGCACTGCGCGCCGCCGGCCGTTCCGAGGTCGCCGGCTGA
- a CDS encoding LysR family transcriptional regulator, translated as MLTLHQLRCFEATVQGGSLTAAASDLGLAQPSVAEQIRTLERSLGVSLFRRVGRGVVPTEAADLLLPHARRTLAAAQEAADAVAATREMLSGTVRFGLFGTARLYVGAELAADLLQRYPDLRVELIGQHSQHVLAEMRRGRLEAALIALPVPDASLAVRPVGRDEEVYVSTDPDRVRRPVTADALARARLALSESSWRDQDPAWLGLASRVQAIGENLDVQVLVEDVETSLEIAATGVVDTIAARGVLRRLGDRIPGLHWNSLRPRLFDEFAIVHRKDVPLSRPTAVVVELVVQRMRQALGGLLPPERGGAAAGPTMDDARP; from the coding sequence GTGCTCACCTTGCACCAGCTGCGCTGTTTCGAGGCCACCGTCCAGGGCGGCTCACTGACCGCTGCGGCGAGCGACCTCGGACTGGCCCAGCCCTCGGTCGCGGAGCAGATCCGCACCCTCGAGCGCAGTCTCGGGGTGTCGCTCTTCCGCCGGGTCGGGCGCGGGGTGGTGCCGACCGAGGCGGCCGACCTGCTGCTGCCGCACGCCCGGCGCACCTTGGCCGCGGCACAGGAGGCGGCGGACGCCGTGGCGGCGACCAGGGAGATGCTCAGCGGGACCGTGCGGTTCGGGCTGTTCGGCACCGCCCGGCTCTACGTCGGGGCCGAGCTCGCCGCGGACCTGCTGCAGCGGTACCCGGATCTGCGGGTGGAACTGATCGGCCAGCACAGCCAGCACGTGCTGGCGGAGATGCGCCGCGGCCGGCTGGAGGCGGCGCTCATCGCGCTGCCGGTCCCCGACGCCTCGCTGGCGGTGCGGCCGGTCGGCCGGGACGAGGAGGTCTACGTCAGCACCGATCCGGACCGGGTGCGCCGGCCGGTGACCGCGGACGCGCTGGCCAGGGCCCGGTTGGCACTGTCGGAGTCGAGCTGGCGCGATCAGGACCCGGCCTGGCTCGGGCTGGCCAGTCGGGTGCAGGCGATCGGGGAGAACCTGGACGTGCAGGTGCTGGTGGAGGACGTCGAGACCTCGCTGGAGATCGCCGCCACCGGGGTGGTGGACACCATCGCGGCGAGAGGTGTGCTGCGCCGGCTCGGCGACAGGATCCCCGGACTCCACTGGAACTCCCTGCGCCCCAGGCTCTTCGACGAGTTCGCGATCGTCCACCGCAAGGACGTCCCGTTGTCCAGGCCCACCGCCGTGGTCGTCGAGCTGGTGGTGCAGCGGATGCGGCAGGCACTCGGCGGGCTGCTGCCGCCGGAGCGCGGCGGAGCAGCAGCCGGACCGACGATGGACGACGCGCGGCCCTGA